From one Callospermophilus lateralis isolate mCalLat2 unplaced genomic scaffold, mCalLat2.hap1 Scaffold_96, whole genome shotgun sequence genomic stretch:
- the LOC143641327 gene encoding LOW QUALITY PROTEIN: peroxisomal N(1)-acetyl-spermine/spermidine oxidase-like (The sequence of the model RefSeq protein was modified relative to this genomic sequence to represent the inferred CDS: substituted 1 base at 1 genomic stop codon), whose amino-acid sequence MVSKLPAPPASGWKRKRPRQAVAGRAEAPPRGDPTCRSCLWLCWAGPGCGRGRPSASRRCTRQAPGRRGPPTLPDTEALGHRVLEAMACAGGRIRSERRFGGVVEVGAHWIHGPSQGKPVFQLAAEYGLLGEKELSKENQLLETGGHVGLPSVCCTSSGARVSLELVAEMASLFYGLIDQTREFLHATETPVPSVGEYLKKEISXQVTGWTENEETRKLKLVILNTFFHVECCLSGTHSMDLVSLAPFGEYTVLPGLDCTFSGGYQELTKCIMASLPKDVMIFNMPVKTIHWNGSFQEGTFSGEAFPVLVECEDGSCLPAHHVIVTVPLGFLKEQQNTFFDPPLPAEKAEAIRKIGFGTNNKIFLEFEEPFWEPDCQLIQVVWEDTSPLQDTAPSLQDAWFKKLIGFLVLPPFGSVHVLCGFIAGLESEFMETLSDEEVLLSLTQVLQRVTGNPQLPAPKSVLRSCWHSAPYTRGSYSYVAVGSTGDDIDLLAQPLPVDDSSTQLQILFAGEATHRTFYSTTHEALLSGWREADRLIGLWDLQSQQPRPRL is encoded by the exons ATGGTGTCCAAACTACCAGCTCCGCCCGCGAGCGGCTGGAAGCGGAAGAGGCCGCGCCAGGCCGTGGCGGGGCGAGCCGAGGCCCCGCCCCGTGGCGACCCCACGTGCCGGTCCTGCCTCTGGCTGTGCTGGGCCGGTCCTGGCTGCGGCCGCGGTCGGCCTAGCGCATCGAGGCGGTGCACTCGCCAGGCTCCAGGCCGCCGAGGCCCTCCCACTCTTCCCGACACGGAGGCCCTGGGTCACCGGG TCCTGGAAGCCATGGCCTGCGCCGGGGGTCGCATCCGCTCGGAACGCCGCTTCG GTGGCGTGGTGGAGGTGGGTGCACACTGGATCCATGGGCCCTCCCAGGGCAAACCTGTCTTCCAGCTGGCTGCTGAGTATGGTCTCCTAGGGGAGAAGGAGTTGTCCAAGGAGAACCAGCTGTTGGAGACAGGTGGGCATGTGGGCCTGCCTTCTGTGTGCTGTACTAGCTCTGGGGCACGTGTGAGCCTTGAGCTGGTGGCAGAGATGGCCAGTCTGTTTTACGGGCTGATAGACCAGACCCGGGAGTTCCTTCATGCAACTGAGACCCCAGTGCCCAGCGTTGGGGAGTACCTCAAGAAGGAGATCAGCTAGCAGGTAACCGGCTGGACAGAGAATGAGGAGACCAGGAAGCTCAAGTTGGTCATCCTGAACACCTTCTTCCACGTGGAGTGCTGCTTGAGTGGCACCCATAGCATGGACCTGGTGTCCCTTGCGCCCTTTGGAGAGTACACCGTGCTGCCAGGGCTGGATTGCACCTTCTCTG GGGGCTACCAGGAACTTACCAAATGCATCATGGCCTCCTTGCCTAAGGACGTGATGATTTTCAACATGCCTGTGAAGACTATTCACTGGAACGGGTCCTTCCAGGAGGGCACATTTTCTGGGGAGGCCTTTCCTGTGTTGGTGGAGTGTGAGGATGGCAGCTGCCTTCCAGCACATCATGTCATTGTCACCGTTCCCTT AGGTTTTCTCAAAGAACAACAGAATACCTTCTTTGATCCTCCACTGCCTGCTGAGAAAGCAGAAGCAATCAGGAAAATAGGCTTTGGGACCAACAACAAAATCTTCCTGGAGTTTGAGGAGCCCTTCTGGGAGCCCGACTGCCAGCTCATCCAGGTGGTATGGGAGGACACATCACCCCTTCAGGACACAGCTCCCTCACTGCAGGATGCTTGGTTCAAGAAGCTCATTGGCTTCTTGGTCCTGCCACCCTTCGG ATCTGTGCACGTGCTCTGCGGCTTCATTGCTGGCCTGGAGTCTGAGTTTATGGAGACTCTGTCTGATGAAGAAGTACTTCTCTCTCTAACCCAAGTGCTCCAGAGAGTGACAG GAAACCCACAGCTGCCTGCGCCTAAGAGTGTGCTGAGGTCTTGCTGGCACAGTGCTCCATACACCCGGGGCTCCTACAGCTACGTGGCCGTGGGCAGCACTGGAGATGACATAGACCTGCTGGCCCAGCCTCTCCCTGTGGATGACTCCAGCACCCAG CTCCAGATCCTGTTTGCAGGGGAAGCCACACATCGGACGTTTTACTCTACAACGCATGAGGCCCTGCTGTCTGGCTGGAGGGAGGCTGACCGCCTCATTGGTCTGTGGGACCTGCAGTCCCAGCAGCCCCGACCCCGGCTCTGA